A single Pseudomonas sp. MM223 DNA region contains:
- the aceK_2 gene encoding Isocitrate dehydrogenase kinase/phosphatase (*Name aceK_2), with translation MTQHWPAGEIARMILDGFDDYREHFRRITLGARERFEQARWQECQRAAAARINLYEKKVGEVNGWLRDAFDDEVLLEVEQWPLVKSAYIRLIDPRLDDELSETWYNSLFCSLFSHDQISDGCMFIHTTRPSIRSYQRAAQTTTYRPDGNLKGLLRAILSDYAFAYGDVESDVSRLEEQLRECLPDWVCKDPTLAVELFSPVLYRNKGAYLVGRLYNSDEQWPLVIPLLHREGHGIEADALITDEAEVSIIFSFTRSYFMVDVPVPAEFVNFLKRILPGKHIAELYTSIGFYKHGKSEFYRALINHLAGSDDRFVMAPGVRGMVMSVFTLPGFNTVFKIIKDRFSPSKTVDRATVIDKYRLVKSVDRVGRLADTQEFADFRFPRASSSRSAWPNCWRWHRRRWCWRVTRY, from the coding sequence ATGACCCAGCACTGGCCTGCCGGCGAGATCGCCCGGATGATCCTCGATGGCTTCGACGACTACCGCGAGCATTTTCGCCGCATCACCCTCGGTGCCCGCGAGCGCTTCGAACAGGCGCGTTGGCAAGAGTGCCAGCGCGCAGCCGCCGCGCGGATAAACCTGTATGAGAAGAAGGTCGGCGAGGTCAACGGCTGGTTGCGCGATGCCTTCGATGACGAGGTGCTGCTGGAGGTCGAGCAGTGGCCTTTGGTGAAAAGTGCCTATATACGGCTGATCGACCCGCGTCTGGACGATGAACTGTCGGAAACCTGGTACAACTCGTTGTTCTGCAGCCTGTTCAGCCATGACCAGATCAGCGACGGCTGCATGTTCATCCACACCACCCGGCCGTCGATCCGCAGCTACCAGCGCGCTGCACAAACCACTACCTATCGCCCCGATGGCAACCTCAAGGGCCTGCTGCGTGCGATTTTGTCCGACTATGCATTTGCCTATGGCGACGTTGAAAGCGATGTGTCACGCCTTGAGGAGCAATTGCGCGAATGCCTGCCGGACTGGGTGTGCAAAGACCCGACGCTGGCGGTGGAGCTGTTTTCGCCGGTGCTGTACCGCAACAAGGGGGCCTACCTGGTCGGCCGGCTGTACAACAGCGATGAGCAGTGGCCGCTGGTAATCCCGCTGCTGCACCGTGAAGGGCACGGTATCGAGGCCGACGCGCTGATTACCGACGAGGCCGAGGTGTCGATCATCTTTTCCTTCACCCGCTCGTACTTCATGGTCGATGTGCCGGTGCCGGCCGAGTTCGTCAACTTCCTCAAGCGCATTTTACCGGGCAAGCACATTGCCGAGTTGTACACCTCCATCGGTTTTTACAAACATGGCAAGTCGGAATTCTACCGGGCGCTGATCAACCACCTGGCCGGCAGCGACGACCGCTTCGTCATGGCGCCCGGGGTGCGCGGCATGGTCATGAGCGTGTTCACCCTGCCGGGCTTCAACACCGTGTTCAAGATCATCAAGGACCGCTTCTCGCCGTCAAAAACCGTCGACCGCGCCACGGTGATCGACAAGTACCGGTTGGTGAAAAGCGTCGACCGCGTCGGCCGCCTGGCCGATACCCAGGAATTTGCCGATTTTCGCTTCCCGCGGGCAAGTTCGAGCCGGAGTGCCTGGCCGAACTGCTGGAGGTGGCACCGTCGACGGTGGTGCTGGAGGGTGACACGGTACTGA
- the egtB gene encoding Hercynine oxygenase (*Name egtB), producing the protein MNAKAWLYRPAQITCLLLFSAYAHAAKPGDVFKDCKDCPEMVVLPAGSYVMGAPDDEVGRQPDEGPLHTVTFAKPFAMSRYQVTAAELDAYIKATGTVIKSGDDRPGRWCEASKPSYKQGPRQPAVCVDYDEVQAYTQWLAKTTGKPYRMVSEAEREYAARGGSTGPFPFPFDAPGKYEISKHANTYGPRDGYTYTAPVGSYPANAFGMYDMHGNVYEWVADCYHESYEGAPTDGSAWIQDPKCIRAHMRGNDWGEPPIFSRSANRNDRLKTTRGDFLGFRVAREL; encoded by the coding sequence ATGAACGCAAAAGCCTGGCTCTACCGGCCAGCCCAGATCACTTGCCTGCTGCTGTTCAGCGCCTACGCCCACGCCGCCAAGCCCGGCGATGTCTTCAAGGACTGCAAGGACTGCCCGGAGATGGTCGTGCTACCCGCCGGCAGCTATGTGATGGGCGCCCCCGACGACGAAGTCGGCCGCCAGCCCGACGAAGGCCCGCTGCACACCGTGACCTTCGCCAAGCCCTTCGCCATGAGCCGCTACCAGGTGACCGCCGCCGAGCTGGACGCTTACATCAAGGCCACCGGCACCGTCATCAAAAGCGGTGACGACCGCCCCGGCCGCTGGTGCGAGGCCAGCAAGCCCAGCTACAAGCAAGGCCCCCGCCAGCCGGCGGTGTGCGTGGACTACGACGAAGTGCAGGCCTACACCCAGTGGCTGGCCAAGACCACCGGCAAACCCTACCGCATGGTCAGCGAGGCCGAGCGCGAATACGCCGCCCGCGGCGGCTCCACCGGCCCGTTCCCCTTCCCCTTCGACGCGCCGGGCAAGTACGAAATCAGCAAGCACGCCAACACCTACGGCCCGCGCGATGGCTACACCTACACCGCGCCAGTGGGCAGCTACCCGGCCAATGCCTTTGGCATGTACGACATGCACGGCAACGTCTACGAATGGGTTGCCGACTGCTACCACGAAAGCTACGAAGGCGCCCCCACCGACGGCAGCGCCTGGATCCAGGACCCCAAATGCATCCGCGCGCACATGCGCGGCAACGACTGGGGCGAGCCGCCGATCTTCTCCCGTTCGGCCAACCGCAACGACCGCCTCAAGACCACCCGCGGCGACTTCCTCGGTTTTCGCGTAGCACGTGAATTGTGA
- the pupA_8 gene encoding Ferric-pseudobactin 358 receptor (*Name pupA_8), with product MSKSLPGPLNPLAKALLIRHSLRPRHALSRVGLGLALSTAMVAQVQAQEWTLDIPAQSMNSALQALAKQTDTQLLYSPEDIGGLRSSALKGRHDLATSLRILLGGSGLRYQIDGNTVTVTAGSAAKDGQVELSATNVNSKGLGATTEGTGSYTTGVTNTATKLNLSIRETPQTITVITRQRMDDQHLATMTDVLNQTPGITMSQDGGERFNIYSRGSAINTYQIDGVTTTQENQTRNMPSTLLDMALYDRVEIIRGATGLMTGAGDPSGVVNLIRKRPTREFKSHIQAGVGSWDYYRAEADVSGPLTENGNVRGRFVAAKQDNDTFMDWYSQKRDLVYGVLEADLTDTTVGRFSIDHQKYRADGAPGVPILFSNGQPADFSRSKSSGARWMYDEIETTNYTFGLEQQLANDWQFKIAANYMDVDRDTDSAYLRTTTNVAYINQATGAVPIIPARAKATQTQTGVDVTLQGPFELLGQSHELIVGYNFQEYENQHDESDAPSTTIDYYNWNNEMARPADDSYVPFLDYNVSSRQSGYYVAGRFNVTDDLHFILGARVSKYSYDYNLSVLPARAPTSKMRENGVVTPYAGIVYDLTAEQSVYASYTDIFRPQSSVDVSGKTLEPVTGKNYELGWKGEFYEGRLNANVAIYKIERDNLAEEDGTNTTPGGAQAYRAVDGAETKGIDLELSGEVLPGWNIQTGYSHSRTEDSDGNRLTTQLPMDTFRLWTTYRLQGDWDKLTIGGGANWNSSSSLNYARLGTRVTQDDYTVASLMARYQINDNLSATVNVNNLFDEKYYAGMAGSYGHYGAPRNTMLNLRYDF from the coding sequence ATGTCCAAGTCCTTGCCCGGCCCGCTCAACCCGCTTGCCAAAGCGTTACTGATCCGTCATTCCCTTCGCCCCCGGCACGCGTTGTCGCGCGTCGGCCTGGGGCTGGCACTGTCCACTGCAATGGTTGCCCAGGTGCAGGCGCAGGAATGGACGCTGGATATTCCGGCACAGTCGATGAACTCGGCGTTGCAGGCGCTGGCCAAGCAGACCGATACGCAGTTGCTGTATAGCCCGGAAGATATCGGTGGCTTGCGCTCCTCGGCACTCAAGGGCCGACACGACCTGGCGACGTCGCTGCGCATTCTGTTGGGTGGCAGCGGGCTGCGCTATCAGATCGACGGCAACACGGTAACAGTAACGGCGGGTTCAGCTGCAAAGGACGGCCAGGTCGAGCTTTCGGCGACCAACGTCAATAGCAAGGGCCTGGGGGCCACTACCGAAGGCACTGGCTCCTACACCACTGGCGTGACCAATACCGCCACCAAGCTGAACTTGTCGATACGCGAAACCCCGCAGACGATCACCGTGATCACCCGCCAGCGCATGGATGACCAACACTTGGCCACCATGACGGATGTACTCAACCAGACACCGGGCATTACCATGTCCCAAGACGGCGGTGAACGGTTCAACATTTACTCCCGTGGCAGCGCGATCAACACCTACCAGATTGATGGCGTGACCACCACGCAGGAAAACCAGACCCGTAACATGCCCAGCACACTGCTGGACATGGCCCTCTACGACCGCGTCGAGATCATCCGCGGTGCGACCGGCCTGATGACCGGCGCAGGAGACCCGAGCGGCGTGGTGAACCTGATACGCAAGCGCCCAACCCGTGAGTTCAAGTCTCACATTCAGGCAGGTGTAGGTTCGTGGGATTACTACCGCGCCGAAGCGGACGTCTCGGGGCCATTGACGGAAAACGGCAATGTGCGTGGTCGGTTCGTGGCCGCCAAGCAAGACAACGATACGTTCATGGACTGGTACAGCCAGAAGCGCGATCTGGTCTACGGGGTGCTTGAGGCAGACCTGACCGACACCACCGTGGGCCGTTTCAGCATCGACCATCAGAAGTACCGCGCCGATGGTGCCCCAGGTGTGCCTATCCTGTTCAGCAACGGCCAACCCGCCGACTTCTCGCGCTCGAAGAGCTCCGGCGCGCGCTGGATGTACGATGAAATCGAGACCACTAACTACACCTTCGGCCTTGAACAGCAACTGGCCAACGACTGGCAGTTCAAGATCGCGGCCAACTACATGGACGTTGATCGCGATACCGACTCTGCGTACCTGCGCACCACGACCAACGTGGCGTACATCAACCAGGCTACCGGTGCAGTACCTATCATCCCAGCCAGAGCCAAGGCAACCCAGACGCAGACAGGTGTCGATGTCACGCTTCAGGGGCCGTTCGAACTGCTTGGGCAAAGCCATGAACTGATCGTTGGCTACAACTTCCAGGAATACGAAAACCAGCACGACGAATCCGACGCACCCTCCACCACGATCGATTACTACAACTGGAACAATGAGATGGCCCGGCCGGCGGACGACAGCTACGTGCCGTTCCTGGACTACAACGTCTCTTCCAGGCAAAGCGGTTACTACGTGGCCGGGCGCTTCAATGTCACCGACGACCTGCATTTCATCCTGGGCGCCCGAGTCTCGAAATACAGTTACGACTACAACCTCAGTGTCCTGCCAGCCCGTGCTCCAACCAGCAAGATGCGTGAGAACGGGGTTGTCACGCCCTATGCCGGTATCGTCTATGACCTGACGGCAGAGCAATCGGTGTACGCGAGCTACACGGACATCTTCAGGCCGCAATCTTCCGTCGATGTTTCCGGCAAGACGCTGGAACCGGTGACCGGGAAAAACTACGAGCTGGGCTGGAAAGGCGAATTCTACGAGGGCCGCCTGAATGCCAACGTTGCCATTTACAAGATCGAGCGCGACAACCTTGCGGAAGAAGATGGCACCAACACGACACCAGGTGGTGCCCAGGCCTATCGCGCGGTTGACGGTGCAGAAACCAAAGGTATCGATCTGGAGCTGTCCGGCGAGGTGTTACCAGGTTGGAACATCCAGACCGGCTACAGCCACTCGCGAACCGAAGACTCCGATGGCAACCGCCTGACCACCCAATTGCCCATGGACACCTTCCGCCTCTGGACTACCTACCGCCTGCAAGGTGACTGGGACAAGTTGACCATTGGTGGCGGTGCAAACTGGAACTCCAGTTCCTCCCTCAACTACGCCCGCCTGGGTACTCGCGTCACGCAAGATGACTACACCGTTGCCAGCCTGATGGCTCGCTATCAGATCAACGACAACCTGTCGGCCACGGTGAACGTCAACAACCTGTTCGATGAGAAGTACTACGCAGGCATGGCCGGCAGTTACGGCCACTATGGCGCACCACGCAATACCATGCTGAACCTGCGGTACGACTTCTGA